A window of Sphingobacterium sp. SRCM116780 contains these coding sequences:
- a CDS encoding SRPBCC domain-containing protein, with amino-acid sequence MSTITISTDIHAPLAFVWELFTLPEHIVKWNAASDDWETTSATNDLTPGGKFSFHMAAKDKSFGFDFGGTYDEIKPLEHIAYTLQDHREVSTKFLENNNTVTIVQSFEIETTHTEEMQRAGWQAILDNFKKYVELQP; translated from the coding sequence ATGTCAACAATAACGATTAGTACTGATATTCATGCCCCATTAGCATTTGTGTGGGAGCTATTTACACTTCCTGAACATATTGTCAAATGGAATGCAGCAAGTGATGATTGGGAAACTACTTCAGCAACCAATGACCTCACTCCTGGGGGCAAATTCAGCTTTCATATGGCTGCAAAAGATAAAAGTTTTGGGTTTGACTTTGGAGGAACATATGATGAAATTAAACCATTAGAGCACATCGCCTATACCTTACAAGATCATAGAGAAGTAAGTACAAAATTTTTAGAAAATAATAATACCGTTACGATCGTTCAAAGTTTTGAGATTGAGACAACGCATACCGAAGAAATGCAACGTGCAGGTTGGCAAGCGATACTAGATAATTTTAAAAAATATGTGGAACTGCAACCATAA
- a CDS encoding ABC transporter ATP-binding protein yields the protein MEINKPTIRISNLRKSYGTKEILKGINLDVYPGQVIGYIGPNGAGKSTTVKVLTGLINDFEGEVYINDIDIKENPLAVKSQIGYVPENAELYDVLTPMEYLDFVGKLYGMEDTLIQQRAQQLLTAFGLEANINNRMDTFSKGMRQKVLLISGIIHNPQIIILDEPLSGLDANAVIIVKELISLLAKEGKTIFYCSHMMDVVEKVSDRILLISEGNIIADGSFEQLKTNQSDSLEQIFSKLTGKENGLVDASNIISAIR from the coding sequence ATGGAAATCAACAAACCTACCATTAGAATTTCTAATCTTCGAAAATCTTATGGTACAAAAGAAATATTAAAAGGAATTAATTTAGATGTCTATCCAGGTCAAGTTATTGGTTATATCGGACCAAATGGGGCGGGAAAATCAACTACCGTAAAGGTTTTAACGGGCTTAATTAATGATTTCGAAGGTGAAGTGTATATCAACGATATTGATATCAAAGAAAATCCGTTAGCGGTGAAAAGTCAAATTGGATATGTTCCTGAAAATGCAGAACTCTATGATGTACTTACTCCAATGGAATACCTAGACTTTGTCGGCAAATTATACGGGATGGAAGATACACTCATTCAACAAAGAGCTCAACAATTATTGACCGCTTTTGGTTTAGAAGCAAATATAAACAACAGGATGGATACCTTTTCCAAAGGTATGCGTCAAAAAGTACTCCTCATATCAGGTATTATCCACAATCCACAAATCATCATTTTAGATGAACCTTTATCAGGATTAGATGCGAATGCGGTTATCATTGTTAAAGAATTGATTTCTTTATTGGCAAAAGAGGGTAAGACAATCTTTTATTGTTCCCACATGATGGATGTCGTCGAAAAAGTATCCGACCGAATTTTGTTAATTTCAGAAGGAAACATCATTGCTGATGGTAGTTTTGAACAATTAAAAACAAATCAATCAGACTCTTTGGAACAGATCTTTTCAAAACTCACCGGAAAAGAAAATGGACTCGTCGATGCCTCCAACATTATTTCAGCCATTCGTTAA
- a CDS encoding TIGR04139 family peptide modification target → MKKLIGMKDFSTLEKKKVDMNIIGGLAMSGGGGFYEIQSNFVDAHGCYDVDVYDGNGGAYLSRVWIREGGFPHLD, encoded by the coding sequence ATGAAAAAGTTAATAGGAATGAAGGATTTTTCTACTTTGGAAAAGAAGAAAGTCGATATGAATATCATCGGTGGGTTAGCGATGTCCGGTGGCGGAGGTTTTTATGAAATACAATCAAACTTCGTTGATGCGCATGGTTGCTATGATGTAGATGTTTATGATGGAAATGGAGGCGCATACTTGTCAAGAGTATGGATCAGAGAAGGAGGATTTCCCCACTTAGATTAA
- a CDS encoding TIGR04139 family peptide modification target, with translation MKKLNGMKSFSSLENKKLDLENSKAVLGSLAGGPQFIQSNFLDENGCQDVDYYYDGKWRARHFDCSGC, from the coding sequence ATGAAAAAATTAAACGGAATGAAGAGTTTCTCTTCTTTAGAAAACAAAAAACTAGACTTAGAAAATTCTAAAGCTGTGTTGGGTAGTTTAGCTGGTGGCCCTCAGTTTATTCAGTCTAATTTTCTCGATGAAAATGGATGTCAAGATGTCGATTATTATTATGATGGTAAATGGCGTGCTAGACATTTTGATTGTTCAGGTTGCTAA
- the gwsS gene encoding grasp-with-spasm system SPASM domain peptide maturase — protein sequence MRFFNLYSDIFITKGYNRILISDLGRNISKLYPLELHELIAELKSTSIESVLENYDSESKIIVQEYVDYLLEKEYGFITEGDWDKNFPPLSYAYHDYQLISNLFIEVEKLALSETLIHSIVNLNIKHLVVFCRSAASSQDLIDFDGTFENTPLEGLEIYSAYSTAINADFLQAVQDQSQRIYHLVFYQCEEVPVIANTSYKFMLDFTEDILSINSCGKVNVDDFSTNMPKVLEAINHNSCLHKKLGIDINGNIKNCPAMPQSFGNINEMTLEQVLQQDAVQQYWHLTKDEVMVCKDCEFRNVCTDCRAFTERSHDNKLGLDISKPLKCGYDPYSNEWSDWSLNPLKQQAIAHYGFEQLTVKE from the coding sequence ATGAGATTCTTTAATTTGTACAGTGATATCTTTATAACTAAGGGATATAATCGTATACTGATTTCCGATTTAGGAAGAAATATTTCTAAATTATATCCTTTGGAATTACATGAGCTTATAGCAGAATTAAAATCTACTTCCATTGAATCGGTACTTGAAAATTATGATTCCGAATCCAAAATTATTGTCCAAGAATATGTAGATTATTTATTGGAAAAAGAATATGGTTTTATAACTGAAGGTGATTGGGACAAAAATTTTCCACCCTTATCTTATGCATACCACGATTATCAATTGATCTCCAATTTATTTATAGAAGTTGAAAAATTAGCGCTATCAGAAACGTTAATACACTCTATAGTCAACCTAAATATTAAGCATTTGGTTGTTTTTTGTAGAAGTGCAGCATCTTCACAGGACTTGATCGATTTTGACGGCACTTTTGAAAATACACCTTTAGAAGGTTTAGAAATATATTCGGCTTATTCCACGGCAATCAATGCCGATTTTCTTCAAGCTGTTCAAGATCAAAGCCAGCGCATTTATCATTTGGTATTTTATCAATGTGAAGAGGTTCCTGTGATTGCGAATACCAGCTACAAATTTATGCTAGATTTTACGGAAGATATACTATCAATTAATTCCTGTGGAAAAGTAAACGTGGATGACTTCAGTACGAATATGCCTAAGGTTTTGGAGGCTATAAACCACAATTCCTGTCTTCACAAAAAGCTTGGGATTGATATCAATGGCAATATTAAAAATTGTCCAGCAATGCCACAGTCTTTTGGTAATATAAACGAAATGACTTTAGAACAGGTTTTACAACAAGATGCTGTTCAGCAATATTGGCACCTGACGAAAGATGAAGTTATGGTCTGTAAAGATTGTGAGTTTAGAAATGTGTGTACCGATTGCAGAGCTTTTACAGAACGTTCACATGATAATAAATTAGGTTTAGATATCTCAAAACCCTTGAAATGTGGCTATGATCCGTACAGCAATGAATGGTCAGACTGGTCATTGAATCCGCTGAAGCAGCAAGCAATAGCACATTATGGTTTTGAACAATTGACAGTGAAAGAATAA
- a CDS encoding peptidase domain-containing ABC transporter: protein MAKFPFYKQPDSKDCGPTCLRIISKYYGKILPLQMLRDLAETTREGSSLLGLSKAAESIGFKTLSVKIDFKTLVEDAPLPCVVFWMKQHFVVVYKIEKKRQGYRIHVSDPSYGLISYSEEEFLNHWIGKGATDTTEEGIALVVETTTRFDQQQNVSDKTFSITSYLKHYFFKYKSFIIQLAFGLIGGSLLSLVFPFLTQSIVDIGIQNQDLNFIYLVLFAQIMLYIGQMGIEVIRGWILLHLSSRINISIVSDFFIKLMRLPINFFDSRVTADIMQRIADHGRIEQLLTNNSLQTIFSLINFLVFGVVLLLYSYKLFLLYLVGAILYFFWIAFFLKKRRELDYKQFSQLAEEQGQVMELINGMQEIKMNNAETNKRWQWEGIQIKVFRIKIKALKLEQVQTIGGNIINQLKDVFISFVAASLVVEGQLTLGMMLSVQYIIGQLNSPLIQFMNFIRQSQDAKIALERLNEIHGKDDEERMDNSYASEIPAQDISVSNLTFRYKGSTNPVFEELNLIIPYEKTTAIVGASGSGKTTLMKLLTKFYDADEGEIKIGQTDIRHIAPSMWRATCGVVMQDGYIFNESIANNIAMGNITVDKHKLKHAVEIAHIKDFIESLPISYNTKIGYEGLGISGGQRQRMLIARAVYKSPQYVFFDEATSALDANTEKVITDNLNQFLKGRTAVIIAHRLSTVKNADKIIVLDKGKVVEEGNHEHLVSLKGEYYRLVKNQLELGN from the coding sequence ATGGCAAAATTTCCATTCTATAAACAGCCAGATTCCAAAGATTGTGGACCGACCTGTCTCCGTATTATCAGCAAATATTATGGAAAAATTTTACCACTTCAAATGCTTCGCGATTTGGCCGAAACAACACGTGAAGGTTCAAGTCTTTTGGGATTAAGTAAAGCTGCTGAATCCATCGGATTTAAAACCCTTTCTGTAAAAATAGATTTTAAGACACTTGTTGAAGATGCCCCACTTCCATGTGTTGTGTTTTGGATGAAACAACACTTTGTTGTTGTCTATAAGATTGAAAAAAAACGTCAAGGCTATCGCATACATGTTTCAGACCCAAGTTATGGCTTGATCAGTTATTCAGAAGAAGAGTTTTTAAATCACTGGATAGGCAAAGGTGCTACCGATACAACAGAAGAAGGGATTGCACTCGTCGTAGAAACAACAACACGTTTTGACCAACAACAAAATGTTTCTGACAAAACCTTTTCGATAACAAGCTATCTGAAGCACTATTTTTTCAAGTATAAATCCTTTATCATTCAATTGGCTTTTGGGTTGATCGGAGGAAGTTTACTATCCTTGGTTTTCCCATTTCTAACACAGAGTATAGTAGATATAGGGATTCAGAATCAGGACTTAAATTTTATCTATCTGGTGCTATTTGCTCAGATTATGCTCTATATCGGACAAATGGGGATAGAGGTCATCCGAGGATGGATTTTGTTACACCTTTCCTCGCGGATTAATATATCCATCGTATCTGATTTCTTCATTAAACTGATGCGCCTGCCTATTAATTTTTTTGATTCCAGGGTGACAGCAGATATCATGCAGCGCATCGCTGATCATGGTCGAATCGAACAATTACTGACCAATAATTCTTTACAGACGATCTTTTCACTCATCAACTTTTTAGTTTTTGGTGTTGTTCTTCTTCTTTATAGCTATAAGCTTTTTCTACTTTACTTGGTTGGTGCTATTCTTTACTTCTTTTGGATTGCATTTTTTCTGAAAAAGAGAAGAGAATTAGACTATAAGCAATTCTCCCAATTAGCCGAAGAGCAAGGACAGGTCATGGAACTGATCAATGGTATGCAGGAAATCAAAATGAATAATGCCGAAACCAATAAACGCTGGCAATGGGAAGGAATTCAGATAAAAGTTTTCCGAATTAAAATTAAAGCCCTTAAGCTGGAACAGGTACAGACAATCGGCGGGAATATTATCAATCAACTCAAAGATGTATTCATCAGTTTTGTTGCGGCAAGCTTAGTGGTAGAAGGTCAGTTGACTTTAGGGATGATGCTTTCTGTCCAATACATTATTGGACAATTAAATAGTCCATTAATACAGTTTATGAACTTTATCCGACAATCTCAAGATGCTAAAATTGCATTGGAGCGATTGAACGAAATCCATGGAAAGGATGATGAGGAACGGATGGATAATAGCTATGCGTCCGAGATACCAGCGCAGGATATTTCCGTGTCCAATTTGACATTTCGCTATAAAGGATCAACTAATCCTGTATTTGAAGAGTTAAACCTGATAATTCCTTATGAAAAAACAACGGCTATTGTAGGCGCAAGCGGTTCTGGAAAAACGACTCTCATGAAACTCTTAACAAAGTTTTACGATGCAGATGAAGGTGAAATTAAGATCGGTCAGACTGATATCCGTCATATTGCTCCAAGCATGTGGCGTGCTACCTGCGGTGTGGTGATGCAAGATGGTTACATTTTCAATGAAAGTATAGCGAATAATATCGCGATGGGTAATATTACCGTAGATAAACACAAATTAAAGCACGCGGTTGAGATCGCACATATTAAAGATTTTATTGAGTCATTGCCCATAAGTTATAATACCAAAATAGGTTATGAGGGACTCGGTATTAGTGGAGGCCAGCGCCAAAGGATGTTAATCGCGCGGGCAGTGTATAAATCACCGCAGTATGTGTTTTTTGATGAAGCTACTTCTGCGCTAGATGCAAATACAGAAAAAGTAATAACAGATAATTTGAATCAGTTTCTAAAAGGACGTACAGCTGTTATTATAGCCCATCGGTTATCAACGGTAAAAAACGCAGATAAAATAATCGTACTGGATAAAGGTAAAGTGGTAGAGGAAGGCAATCATGAACACCTTGTGTCCCTAAAAGGAGAATATTATCGATTAGTAAAAAATCAATTGGAACTTGGAAACTAA
- the gwsG gene encoding grasp-with-spasm system ATP-grasp peptide maturase yields MILIISKNNEITTTTVIKWLIAMNKPFIRIHEDEVFEIKAVKKRILLKSHRNQFFLDEIRAVWYRRGGIAFDTLKYQNPAIDRYMFEVQHWLMDYVIKSLEGKKHINKESNSHVNKLLVLEKAKEVGLDVPPYFLAEDMEDVIINQTIVKPISGTPIIDQIQENQNGIMYTSVIEQKKASNFFISFFQDKIEKDFEIRSFYLNGKIYSTAIISQNDEKTKIDHRRYNSKIPNRNVRYNLPLEVEHKIDVLMQALDLNSGSLDFIKSGDTFYFLEINAIGQFLGMSNTCNYGLEREIAAYL; encoded by the coding sequence ATGATTTTAATAATCTCTAAAAACAATGAAATCACGACTACAACGGTCATAAAGTGGCTTATTGCCATGAATAAGCCATTTATTCGCATTCATGAAGATGAGGTGTTTGAAATCAAAGCTGTAAAAAAAAGAATCCTTTTAAAAAGTCATCGCAATCAATTTTTTCTTGATGAGATAAGGGCTGTTTGGTATCGAAGAGGAGGTATAGCATTTGATACGTTAAAGTATCAGAATCCAGCTATAGATCGCTATATGTTTGAGGTACAACACTGGTTAATGGATTATGTGATCAAGTCTTTGGAAGGAAAAAAACATATCAACAAGGAAAGTAACAGCCATGTAAACAAACTATTGGTTTTAGAAAAAGCAAAAGAAGTAGGACTGGATGTACCACCCTATTTTTTGGCTGAGGATATGGAAGATGTGATCATCAATCAAACCATAGTAAAACCCATCTCTGGAACGCCAATAATAGATCAGATCCAAGAAAACCAAAATGGAATTATGTATACATCGGTTATTGAACAAAAGAAAGCGTCGAACTTCTTTATTTCTTTTTTTCAAGATAAGATCGAAAAAGATTTTGAGATCCGAAGTTTCTATTTAAATGGAAAAATTTACTCGACAGCCATTATTTCACAAAACGATGAAAAAACCAAGATTGATCATAGAAGATACAACAGCAAAATCCCCAATAGAAATGTGCGGTATAACCTTCCTCTGGAAGTAGAGCATAAAATTGATGTATTGATGCAGGCATTAGATTTAAACTCGGGCTCTTTGGATTTTATCAAATCCGGTGATACGTTTTATTTTTTAGAAATTAATGCAATCGGCCAATTCTTAGGGATGTCAAATACCTGCAACTATGGATTAGAAAGAGAAATAGCAGCATACTTGTAA
- a CDS encoding DKNYY domain-containing protein — translation MKKNLYRILLFSLLGIFLSCGEQVDPLSQNYYLKSGEICYTPGGNWFERGSVKTDADKNTFQVLSEDVGKDKSHIYYKGYKQPQVDYHSFSIAHGIFKDKNHVYHDNSYDIAYNSPHSHEWSIIPLADPQTYVKLTKPYYEFAKDKNRYFYNNEPLEVDYQSFKIINKRFSKDKNSVYIHDGNTCTPTKFTATTVDSLTDSYILLDNKTLLYYQNSLFDQHFDIIKNIRVLDNTVVCINDAVIVDGQPFRTKDADATSFEILFLSSTFFIAKDKNQVYYQEEIIKDADPATYQHMHLSIGKDKNHVYNGTEIIQVPDVATFRRTSKSDKNYDFEDNKGNKFDYIFRDGKVKLKNQSGDFL, via the coding sequence ATGAAAAAAAATCTATATCGTATATTGTTATTCTCGCTGTTAGGAATCTTTCTTTCCTGCGGTGAACAAGTAGATCCCTTATCACAGAATTACTATCTCAAAAGCGGTGAAATATGCTATACCCCTGGAGGAAATTGGTTTGAAAGAGGATCCGTTAAAACAGATGCTGATAAAAACACGTTTCAGGTATTATCTGAAGATGTAGGAAAAGACAAATCTCATATCTATTACAAAGGTTATAAACAACCTCAAGTAGATTACCATTCCTTTTCTATAGCGCATGGTATTTTTAAGGATAAGAACCATGTATATCACGACAATAGCTATGACATCGCTTATAATTCTCCTCATAGTCACGAATGGAGCATCATTCCATTAGCAGATCCACAGACTTATGTCAAGCTCACAAAACCGTATTACGAGTTTGCTAAAGACAAGAACAGGTATTTTTATAATAACGAACCGCTAGAAGTAGATTACCAGTCCTTTAAAATTATCAACAAACGGTTTTCTAAAGACAAAAATAGCGTGTATATACATGATGGTAATACATGTACACCGACCAAATTTACGGCTACAACTGTGGACTCACTAACAGATTCCTATATTTTGCTTGACAATAAAACATTACTTTACTATCAAAACAGCCTATTTGACCAGCATTTTGATATAATAAAAAATATACGCGTACTCGATAACACAGTTGTATGTATCAATGATGCCGTGATTGTAGATGGACAACCTTTTAGAACCAAAGATGCGGATGCTACATCCTTTGAAATACTCTTCCTGTCCAGCACATTTTTTATAGCAAAAGATAAAAATCAGGTGTACTATCAGGAGGAAATTATCAAAGATGCCGACCCTGCAACATATCAACATATGCATCTATCGATAGGCAAAGACAAAAACCACGTATATAATGGTACCGAAATCATACAGGTTCCCGATGTCGCAACGTTTCGGAGAACTAGTAAAAGTGATAAGAACTATGATTTTGAAGACAATAAGGGAAATAAGTTCGACTATATATTCAGAGATGGAAAAGTAAAGCTTAAGAATCAATCTGGGGATTTTCTATAA
- a CDS encoding HlyD family secretion protein has translation METKDNILDNINLRSEQVQEVLETPPNWLIRWGSLVVLGIILLFFLLACIIKYPEFIPSTIIISSQNPPEKIEIRIDSRIEKLIAKDQKTVKKGDLLMVLESSADDEDIHQLKGILDSISTKQLSKFPLQLVSSFRLGEVQEDYNAFAKALEEEILFTSLQPYAAEEITALKGITDYKERIANLKQQHILESSKLQLTEKNYKRSESLQHEGVISPLELENEKVKLLEAQKNFKNTEISIAQLEETILNFKKLKSGADVNIVKEKTSYSSASILLLEKLKKALRQWEKNYLIYASIDGTLSYLQFLGEKQFVKAGSTLLSILPNNRQVTVGQMHIGAQNQGKIKINQKVLIKLDNYKYQEYGIVQGKIKSIASLQDKDSKYYVEVGLPNGLQTSYHKTIAFDKELSGTADIVTEELTLAERILSQLRSLLRYQDN, from the coding sequence TTGGAAACTAAAGACAACATATTGGACAATATTAATCTGCGTTCTGAGCAGGTACAAGAGGTTTTGGAGACACCACCAAATTGGCTTATCCGCTGGGGGAGCTTAGTTGTTTTGGGTATAATTCTTTTGTTTTTTTTACTGGCCTGCATCATTAAATATCCAGAATTCATTCCATCAACCATTATTATATCTTCTCAAAATCCACCAGAAAAAATTGAGATTAGGATAGATTCACGGATTGAAAAGCTGATTGCAAAGGATCAAAAAACAGTAAAAAAGGGAGATTTACTAATGGTATTGGAGTCATCGGCAGACGATGAAGATATCCATCAATTGAAGGGAATTCTCGATTCAATCTCTACAAAGCAGCTTTCCAAATTTCCATTGCAGCTTGTGTCAAGTTTTAGATTGGGAGAAGTGCAGGAAGATTATAATGCTTTTGCCAAGGCGCTGGAAGAAGAGATCTTATTTACCAGTTTGCAACCGTATGCTGCAGAAGAAATTACGGCCTTAAAAGGTATTACAGATTATAAAGAACGTATCGCTAATCTGAAGCAACAGCATATATTGGAATCAAGCAAGCTTCAGCTGACCGAAAAAAATTATAAACGCTCTGAATCGCTGCAGCATGAAGGTGTGATATCTCCTCTGGAACTTGAAAACGAAAAAGTAAAATTATTGGAGGCACAAAAGAACTTTAAAAACACAGAAATTTCTATTGCCCAGCTGGAAGAGACCATTTTAAATTTTAAAAAATTGAAATCTGGTGCAGATGTGAATATTGTTAAAGAGAAAACTTCCTATTCATCCGCATCTATCTTATTGCTTGAAAAACTTAAGAAAGCGCTACGTCAATGGGAAAAAAATTACCTGATCTATGCGTCCATAGATGGAACATTAAGTTACCTGCAGTTTTTAGGAGAGAAACAATTTGTAAAAGCGGGAAGTACGTTGCTCAGTATACTGCCGAATAATAGACAGGTAACGGTAGGGCAAATGCATATAGGAGCCCAAAATCAAGGAAAGATAAAAATAAATCAAAAGGTGTTGATTAAGCTAGATAACTACAAGTATCAGGAATATGGAATAGTACAAGGGAAAATCAAGTCCATCGCTTCGTTGCAGGATAAAGATAGTAAATACTATGTCGAGGTAGGTTTGCCAAATGGATTGCAAACTTCGTATCATAAAACGATTGCATTTGACAAAGAGTTGAGTGGAACAGCCGATATCGTCACAGAAGAATTGACCCTTGCTGAAAGAATATTGAGTCAATTGAGGAGTTTACTTAGATACCAGGATAATTAA
- a CDS encoding DKNYY domain-containing protein — translation MIKRIGITVAIVAVTFSLLLIASLLLSDSKGPNSMDIDRNGQDIGGIFKKYNNQIYASVPSNGNYLIKGADPSSFRLLDDNYQNRQFGVDKHHAYCGNLIVEDLNPSTAKAIGNDYFSDGKQTCYCAMMSVNNDALSIVSELNQRMQYGLGITDDKPQTYIYPFFKLKTTATPYRAILNTDIATNGPLSYYEGKILPQANSEHLRQIPKLYNDGDIRDSEIYLADGQHVYYKNTRLPLQDNADLYAIVIDAQNQENYLIDPKQGMAYVNDIAFEKQHAPYHVLSLHGGHVYHTLFLSKDGIFYFDKEENKVLRVKDNPFNSGKFKEIAPLIFSDGQQILYTETSDFWGGRRNPGLKSKSTHIYRLDEPTTGTWEKIGMVNYNYGSVWKNGSNYYYFDQLGDTQLVGQTIYRITDKATVDALLSPKIQTEEIRKLVRTDHMATIKKTELVNAKTSYSTNYWFLWAVILFAVGIQLFLWILRKSGVNPKPFSIENKRFKVNSLWTKSYSLSDIDLVVFSIETAARQNGYTGRFQIQTKDGKLSRKYMFATQLRLSADTKQELELYIADLQHTLNQYQVHSVVK, via the coding sequence ATGATTAAACGTATTGGCATAACGGTGGCTATTGTTGCCGTCACGTTTTCATTGTTACTTATAGCATCCTTGTTGCTATCGGACTCCAAAGGTCCGAATAGTATGGATATCGATCGTAACGGACAGGATATAGGGGGTATATTTAAGAAGTACAACAACCAGATATATGCATCCGTACCAAGTAATGGTAATTATCTGATCAAGGGGGCTGACCCTAGCAGTTTTAGGTTGTTGGATGACAACTACCAAAACCGTCAGTTCGGTGTAGATAAACATCACGCCTACTGCGGAAACCTAATTGTCGAAGATCTCAATCCCTCTACAGCTAAAGCAATTGGCAATGATTACTTTAGTGATGGCAAGCAAACGTGTTACTGTGCGATGATGAGTGTCAACAATGATGCATTATCCATCGTTTCAGAATTAAACCAGCGGATGCAGTATGGTTTAGGAATTACGGATGATAAGCCCCAGACCTATATTTATCCCTTCTTTAAGCTGAAAACCACTGCAACTCCTTATCGTGCAATCTTGAATACAGATATTGCTACGAATGGTCCCTTATCTTACTACGAAGGAAAAATTCTGCCCCAAGCAAATTCGGAACATCTTAGACAGATTCCAAAATTATACAACGATGGTGATATCCGTGACAGTGAAATCTATCTAGCTGATGGTCAACACGTATATTATAAAAATACCCGACTACCACTCCAAGATAATGCGGATCTATACGCGATCGTTATTGATGCGCAAAATCAAGAAAATTATCTCATCGACCCTAAACAGGGTATGGCATATGTCAATGATATTGCTTTCGAAAAGCAGCATGCCCCCTATCATGTATTGTCTTTACATGGCGGACATGTTTATCATACGTTATTTCTAAGCAAAGATGGGATATTCTACTTTGATAAGGAGGAAAATAAGGTTTTGAGAGTCAAAGACAATCCGTTTAACAGTGGAAAATTTAAAGAAATCGCACCGTTGATTTTTTCTGATGGTCAGCAAATTCTCTATACAGAGACAAGTGACTTTTGGGGAGGTAGAAGAAATCCTGGACTTAAATCCAAATCAACGCATATCTATAGGCTAGATGAACCCACGACAGGAACATGGGAAAAGATAGGTATGGTCAATTATAATTATGGATCGGTTTGGAAAAATGGAAGTAACTATTATTACTTTGATCAACTTGGCGATACACAGCTGGTTGGTCAAACCATTTATCGTATTACCGATAAAGCTACGGTTGATGCCCTTCTATCACCAAAAATCCAGACAGAAGAAATTCGAAAACTCGTTCGTACAGATCATATGGCAACGATCAAAAAAACAGAATTGGTGAATGCCAAGACCTCCTACTCCACCAATTATTGGTTTTTATGGGCTGTTATACTTTTTGCTGTAGGTATTCAACTATTCCTATGGATTTTAAGGAAATCAGGTGTCAATCCAAAGCCTTTTAGTATCGAAAACAAGCGCTTTAAAGTAAATAGTTTATGGACCAAGTCTTATTCGTTATCAGATATTGATCTGGTTGTTTTCTCCATAGAAACTGCCGCTCGGCAAAATGGTTATACTGGACGTTTTCAAATTCAAACAAAAGATGGAAAACTGTCCCGTAAATATATGTTTGCAACTCAACTGCGGTTAAGTGCAGATACGAAGCAAGAACTGGAACTTTATATTGCTGACCTACAACATACGCTGAATCAGTATCAGGTTCATAGTGTTGTAAAATAA